In one Acidobacteriota bacterium genomic region, the following are encoded:
- a CDS encoding alpha/beta hydrolase-fold protein codes for MIRKIFHLVVLTGACFAASMNANASQLIESKIETKLLPAPVEYNVLLPDGYETAKDPLPLLLFLHGGGGDRGFLNRMRATIDDMWKAGTLPKMVVVTPSASRSFYMDYKDGSQKWESFIIGPFLEHLRQTYKVTRERKGTLLFGISMGGLGALRLGFKFPDRFEGIAALEPGIDPALKWKDVKPRNRFYRSDELMQTIFGKPFDEAYWEANNPASICVANADKIRASGLEIYFDVGGLDAFNIHEGTEFIHRVLWEYKIAHEYHLVRGADHVGRTLRPRTTEALEFLARVLNPPAADAEAEALHQRLEPMKRAAEKKP; via the coding sequence ATGATTCGAAAGATATTCCATCTGGTGGTCCTTACCGGCGCATGCTTCGCCGCGTCGATGAACGCTAACGCCAGCCAGCTCATCGAGTCAAAAATCGAAACGAAACTCTTGCCTGCGCCGGTTGAATACAACGTCCTGCTTCCCGATGGATACGAGACAGCGAAAGACCCGCTGCCTCTGTTGCTCTTCTTGCATGGCGGCGGGGGTGATCGAGGCTTCCTCAATCGAATGCGCGCCACGATCGACGACATGTGGAAGGCGGGTACGCTTCCGAAAATGGTGGTCGTCACGCCGAGCGCCTCGCGATCATTCTACATGGATTACAAGGACGGCTCGCAGAAGTGGGAGTCGTTCATCATCGGCCCGTTTCTCGAACACTTGAGGCAGACCTACAAGGTCACCCGCGAACGCAAGGGGACCTTGCTGTTCGGAATCTCGATGGGAGGCCTGGGTGCGTTGAGGCTTGGTTTCAAATTCCCTGACCGGTTTGAAGGGATTGCGGCGCTCGAGCCGGGCATCGATCCCGCGCTGAAGTGGAAAGACGTCAAGCCGCGGAATCGATTCTATCGCAGCGATGAGTTGATGCAGACGATCTTCGGCAAGCCGTTTGACGAAGCATATTGGGAAGCCAATAATCCCGCCTCGATTTGTGTTGCGAACGCCGACAAGATTCGCGCTTCGGGATTGGAGATTTATTTCGACGTCGGCGGTCTGGACGCTTTCAACATCCACGAAGGCACGGAGTTCATCCACCGCGTGCTTTGGGAGTACAAGATTGCGCACGAGTATCATCTGGTGCGCGGCGCGGATCACGTTGGGCGCACGCTTCGGCCTCGCACGACTGAAGCGCTCGAGTTCCTGGCTCGGGTGTTGAATCCACCGGCGGCCGACGCGGAGGCAGAGGCGCTGCATCAACGGCTTGAGCCGATGAAGCGCGCGGCGGAGAAGAAGCCGTAA
- a CDS encoding thiol-disulfide isomerase, producing MKKAISMSVGLGCLAVLGFIFSPLTRASGPGTAKAVTFSKDVASILYNNCAVCHRPNDIAPMTLLSYKEVRPWARSIKEKVVNREMPPWSPDPAFGEFTNDHRLAQKDIDTVVAWVDQGAKEGNAKDLPKMPEVVGGGWEVGKPDVVLQMAEEHVVKPDDPDQYINFFIPTNFKEDVWVQAAEIHPSNRRVVHHVIAFIQTPQMMAKRVEDAKAKGEKLGKRAAGGSGLFYLDGNLRRVKMDAPVIDNTCDQKVAGGRQPGGNGEGENEGMLLAGFAPGTGNTAYPPGTAKRLPAGSTLMFQMHYSAFRGSLKESVTDRTSIGLIFAKQPPDKMVLTSAAANVTFKIPAGDGNHEVVACQTVPRDIQVINYMPHMHLRGKDMKYEAIYPDGKRETLLWVPKFSFNWQSVYWLKRPVNIPKGTKLIVTAHFDNSTKNKYNPDPKKDVRWGDPTYDEMMIGWMDITIDNPMKAPKPDAARASGK from the coding sequence ATGAAGAAAGCGATTTCGATGAGTGTTGGACTGGGGTGCCTGGCGGTGCTCGGGTTTATTTTCTCGCCGTTGACGCGCGCCAGTGGACCGGGCACGGCAAAGGCAGTCACGTTTTCCAAGGATGTGGCCTCGATCCTGTATAACAATTGCGCCGTGTGCCACAGGCCAAACGACATCGCGCCGATGACGCTGCTCAGCTACAAGGAAGTGAGGCCGTGGGCTCGCTCGATCAAAGAGAAAGTAGTCAATCGCGAGATGCCGCCCTGGAGCCCCGACCCGGCTTTCGGGGAATTCACGAACGATCACAGGTTGGCCCAGAAAGACATTGACACGGTTGTTGCCTGGGTCGATCAGGGCGCCAAAGAAGGCAACGCAAAGGACCTCCCGAAGATGCCCGAGGTTGTCGGCGGCGGATGGGAAGTCGGCAAGCCGGACGTCGTGCTTCAGATGGCCGAAGAGCATGTAGTCAAGCCGGACGATCCGGATCAATACATCAACTTCTTCATCCCGACCAATTTCAAGGAAGACGTCTGGGTACAGGCGGCCGAGATACATCCCAGCAACAGGCGAGTCGTGCATCACGTGATCGCTTTCATCCAGACTCCGCAGATGATGGCCAAGCGGGTCGAAGACGCGAAGGCTAAGGGCGAGAAGCTCGGAAAACGCGCCGCAGGCGGTTCGGGGTTGTTCTATCTGGACGGAAATCTGAGACGCGTAAAAATGGACGCGCCGGTGATTGATAACACTTGCGACCAGAAAGTCGCGGGCGGCCGGCAGCCAGGCGGGAACGGTGAAGGTGAGAACGAGGGGATGCTGCTGGCCGGCTTCGCGCCGGGAACGGGGAACACTGCTTATCCTCCCGGCACCGCCAAGCGACTTCCGGCTGGTTCGACTCTGATGTTCCAGATGCACTACTCCGCTTTCAGGGGCTCGCTCAAAGAGTCTGTGACTGATCGCACCAGCATTGGGTTGATCTTCGCCAAGCAGCCTCCGGACAAGATGGTCCTCACCAGCGCGGCCGCCAACGTGACGTTCAAGATTCCGGCAGGCGACGGCAACCACGAAGTCGTCGCGTGCCAGACGGTCCCGCGCGACATTCAAGTGATCAACTACATGCCTCACATGCACCTTCGCGGGAAAGACATGAAGTATGAGGCTATCTATCCCGACGGAAAACGCGAGACGCTGTTGTGGGTGCCGAAGTTCAGCTTCAACTGGCAGTCGGTTTACTGGTTGAAACGGCCGGTGAATATTCCCAAGGGCACGAAGTTAATCGTGACCGCTCACTTCGACAACTCGACAAAGAACAAGTACAACCCCGATCCGAAGAAGGATGTCAGGTGGGGCGATCCGACTTACGATGAAATGATGATCGGTTGGATGGACATCACGATCGACAACCCGATGAAGGCTCCGAAGCCTGACGCAGCGAGGGCTAGCGGTAAGTAA
- a CDS encoding amidohydrolase family protein, which translates to MSNSKDLQQGSPKVSRREMLKLTAAGAAGLTFLQRRSVARTLSKESFLDLTAVERIADRDTATLKPPLLIDLQTHVWWRAGGIAKMSPRGETFLKTLAGARASVIGRPVPVADMGRVMLFDDIFMQSQTDIAFLNSFGMKGAFDGIDLFPPREAAMIRSMAPARIRVLGCVDPPDGKSAVESLTYQCEALKIDGLKLYPPGPDTRGWRMDDEKNTYPLYEVLRKHRVKNVTVHKGLPGIFLEDYCHTGDMVRAAADFPDLNFIAFHCSYPWDAELADYGKKAKVKNIYAEMGAMAQVMVQAPERFATMLGTLIDGLGADHILWGTDTPVIGPPHWQIQGFQAFTIPDQMIEKNNYKQLTTEVKNKILGENAARLFNIDIKAARKAVEGDLLYKLREDGNPLPVVVDINKLRRQ; encoded by the coding sequence ATGTCGAACTCGAAAGATCTCCAGCAGGGCTCTCCAAAAGTATCGCGACGAGAGATGCTCAAGCTCACCGCCGCCGGCGCGGCCGGACTCACTTTTCTTCAACGGCGCTCGGTCGCGCGGACGCTCTCGAAAGAAAGCTTTCTCGATCTAACGGCCGTCGAGCGAATCGCCGATCGCGACACGGCAACGCTCAAGCCGCCGCTGCTGATCGATCTTCAAACCCACGTGTGGTGGCGCGCCGGCGGAATCGCAAAGATGTCGCCGCGAGGCGAGACCTTTCTCAAGACTCTGGCTGGCGCGCGAGCCTCGGTCATCGGGCGGCCGGTGCCGGTCGCCGACATGGGCCGCGTGATGCTCTTCGACGACATCTTCATGCAAAGCCAGACCGACATCGCTTTCCTGAACAGCTTCGGAATGAAGGGGGCCTTTGACGGCATCGATCTCTTCCCTCCACGCGAAGCGGCGATGATCCGTTCGATGGCGCCCGCGAGAATCAGGGTGCTCGGTTGCGTCGATCCGCCTGATGGCAAATCGGCGGTCGAGTCGCTCACATATCAATGCGAGGCGCTAAAGATCGACGGCCTCAAACTCTATCCTCCCGGACCCGACACGCGCGGTTGGCGGATGGATGATGAGAAGAACACCTACCCGCTCTACGAGGTGCTGCGGAAGCACCGCGTCAAGAACGTAACCGTCCACAAAGGTCTGCCCGGCATATTCCTCGAGGACTACTGTCACACCGGCGATATGGTTCGAGCGGCAGCCGACTTCCCGGATTTGAACTTCATAGCGTTTCATTGCTCGTATCCGTGGGACGCGGAGTTGGCTGATTACGGGAAGAAAGCGAAGGTGAAAAACATCTACGCTGAGATGGGCGCCATGGCGCAAGTGATGGTTCAAGCTCCAGAACGGTTCGCAACGATGCTGGGAACGTTGATCGATGGACTGGGAGCGGATCACATTCTGTGGGGAACGGACACGCCGGTGATCGGCCCGCCGCACTGGCAGATTCAAGGCTTCCAGGCGTTCACGATTCCCGACCAGATGATCGAGAAGAACAACTACAAGCAGCTCACCACCGAAGTGAAGAACAAAATATTGGGCGAGAACGCCGCGCGCTTGTTCAATATTGACATCAAGGCGGCGCGCAAGGCTGTCGAGGGTGACTTGCTGTACAAGCTTCGTGAAGACGGCAACCCGCTGCCGGTGGTGGTGGACATTAACAAGCTTCGACGGCAGTGA
- a CDS encoding MFS transporter, protein MSENPPGRAVGYIELLRGNRDFRNLFIGQLVSQTGDWFNSVALFTLLLSLTGSGEAVGYILIIKLLPSFFVGPLAGVVADRFNRKTVMIVSDIVRGFLVLGFLLVQRPEHVWIVYVLAAMEIAVSTFFEPAKSAAIPNIVSKEELIPANALSAASWSVTLALGAALGGVVTDAFGRNTAFIVDALSFFVSAGYIWALRARLTAERPERAQHLSLADAIGVTDLIEGGRYLKTNPRVMALLLVKSGWGLGGGVLLLLTIYGKQIFPIGRDGAASIGLMYAARGLGALIGPMIAGVITSGEPRTMRKAISIAFFVSAAFYLLFAHSPVMAVALICVLGAHSGGSIQWVFSTTLLQMTVPDRFLGRVFALEMALLTLTMSVSTYVTGLGVDYPGLGARRMATVLGLAFAVPGIGWLMLQRWLDRGDEKARVHPSLEVEPGTEKSYPPV, encoded by the coding sequence ATGAGCGAGAACCCGCCGGGGCGAGCCGTGGGCTACATCGAACTCCTCCGCGGCAATCGCGACTTCCGCAATCTGTTCATCGGCCAGTTGGTCTCGCAAACCGGAGACTGGTTCAACTCAGTCGCGCTGTTTACTCTTCTGCTCAGTCTGACCGGATCAGGCGAAGCGGTCGGCTACATCCTAATCATCAAGCTGCTGCCTTCTTTCTTTGTCGGACCGCTCGCGGGCGTGGTCGCCGATCGATTCAACCGCAAGACGGTGATGATCGTATCCGACATCGTTCGCGGGTTTCTGGTGCTGGGCTTCTTGCTTGTGCAACGTCCCGAGCATGTATGGATCGTTTACGTGCTTGCGGCGATGGAAATAGCTGTGTCCACTTTCTTCGAGCCGGCGAAGTCCGCGGCTATCCCGAATATTGTCTCGAAAGAAGAGCTGATTCCAGCAAATGCGTTATCGGCTGCGTCGTGGTCAGTGACACTGGCCCTCGGCGCAGCGCTGGGCGGAGTGGTGACCGATGCCTTCGGGCGCAACACCGCTTTCATTGTCGATGCTCTTTCGTTCTTCGTGTCCGCCGGATACATCTGGGCGTTGCGCGCGCGCTTAACGGCCGAGAGGCCCGAGCGGGCTCAGCATCTGTCGTTGGCCGACGCGATAGGCGTGACCGACCTCATCGAAGGCGGGCGGTACTTAAAAACGAACCCTCGAGTGATGGCTCTTCTATTGGTAAAGAGCGGCTGGGGTCTGGGCGGCGGGGTGCTGCTGCTGCTGACGATCTATGGCAAGCAGATATTCCCGATTGGCCGCGACGGCGCCGCCTCGATAGGGCTGATGTACGCGGCTCGAGGGCTCGGCGCACTGATCGGGCCGATGATCGCAGGGGTCATCACCAGCGGTGAGCCGCGCACGATGCGAAAGGCGATCTCAATCGCGTTCTTCGTCTCGGCTGCGTTCTATCTTCTGTTCGCGCATTCGCCGGTGATGGCTGTTGCATTGATCTGTGTGCTGGGCGCGCACTCAGGTGGCAGCATTCAATGGGTTTTTTCCACTACGCTTTTGCAGATGACGGTGCCGGACAGATTCCTTGGCCGAGTGTTCGCTCTCGAGATGGCGCTGTTGACTCTAACGATGTCGGTCTCGACTTATGTGACGGGGCTAGGGGTGGACTACCCGGGACTTGGGGCGCGGCGAATGGCGACCGTTCTTGGTTTAGCCTTCGCGGTTCCCGGCATCGGATGGTTGATGCTGCAGAGATGGCTTGATCGAGGCGATGAGAAGGCTCGCGTTCATCCCTCGCTTGAAGTCGAGCCAGGGACGGAGAAATCTTATCCGCCAGTTTGA
- a CDS encoding MATE family efflux transporter, with amino-acid sequence MEARKPELNDAASSHEQARDDSRNDSGVRGWVSFLREAVVGSQQDFTEGSIGRAIFLLAVPMVLEMMMESLFGIINVFWVAHLGAEATATVGITESLLTMVFAVAMGLSMATTATVARRIGEKDHHGASVAAVQSIILGIVVSIPVAIIAIAFAPQMFRLMGASQGVMAIGTGYAQVILGGNVVIMLLFLINAVFRGAGDASIAMRVLWIANVINIVLDPCLIFGLGPFPELGVTGSGIATTIGRGVGVLFQLWYLFSGRGRVKVDWHRARLDAQVMLRLVRISLGGMFQFLVATASWLGLVRIVAVFGDAALAGYTVALRIIIFAILPSWGMSNAAATLVGQNLGAGKPERAERSVWVTGFANMCFLGLVAITFIVFAERLIGIFTTDPAVVPYGVSALRFISYGYVFYAYGMVMVQSFNGAGDTNTPTVINLFCYWLVQIPLAYSLAIPFGFGAKGVFAAITIAESLLAVVAIVVFRRGKWKEQKV; translated from the coding sequence ATGGAAGCGAGAAAACCAGAACTAAATGATGCCGCATCTTCGCACGAGCAGGCGAGAGATGATTCGCGAAATGATTCAGGAGTCAGGGGCTGGGTAAGCTTTCTCCGCGAAGCCGTCGTCGGCTCGCAGCAGGACTTCACCGAAGGCTCGATCGGGCGCGCCATCTTTCTCCTAGCCGTGCCGATGGTGCTCGAGATGATGATGGAGTCGCTGTTCGGCATCATCAACGTCTTCTGGGTCGCCCACCTCGGCGCCGAAGCGACAGCCACCGTGGGAATAACCGAGTCGCTCCTGACGATGGTCTTCGCCGTCGCGATGGGCTTGAGCATGGCTACCACCGCCACCGTCGCGCGTCGCATCGGCGAAAAGGACCATCACGGGGCTTCGGTCGCCGCGGTTCAATCGATCATTCTCGGCATAGTCGTTTCCATTCCGGTCGCGATCATCGCCATCGCTTTCGCGCCGCAAATGTTCAGGTTGATGGGCGCCTCGCAAGGCGTGATGGCGATTGGCACCGGATACGCGCAAGTGATTCTCGGCGGAAACGTCGTGATTATGCTGTTGTTCCTGATCAACGCCGTGTTTCGCGGAGCCGGCGACGCTTCGATCGCGATGCGAGTGCTGTGGATCGCAAACGTGATCAACATCGTTCTCGACCCGTGCTTGATCTTCGGGCTGGGTCCGTTTCCCGAGCTCGGCGTGACCGGCTCAGGCATAGCAACGACGATCGGACGCGGTGTGGGCGTCTTGTTTCAGCTTTGGTATCTGTTCAGCGGAAGAGGGCGGGTCAAGGTTGACTGGCATAGAGCGCGGCTCGATGCTCAGGTAATGCTCAGACTGGTGCGCATCTCGCTGGGAGGAATGTTCCAGTTTCTAGTGGCCACGGCGAGCTGGCTCGGGCTGGTGCGCATAGTAGCGGTGTTCGGTGATGCGGCGCTTGCGGGCTACACGGTGGCTTTGCGAATCATCATCTTCGCGATCTTGCCGTCGTGGGGCATGAGCAACGCGGCTGCGACGCTGGTGGGTCAGAACCTCGGGGCAGGGAAGCCGGAGCGCGCGGAGCGGTCGGTATGGGTGACCGGCTTCGCCAACATGTGCTTTTTGGGATTGGTGGCGATCACGTTCATCGTTTTTGCCGAGCGGCTGATCGGCATATTCACTACCGACCCGGCGGTTGTTCCATACGGCGTGTCCGCGTTGCGATTCATCAGTTACGGTTACGTGTTCTACGCGTACGGAATGGTGATGGTGCAATCGTTCAACGGGGCGGGTGACACGAACACCCCGACGGTTATCAACCTGTTTTGCTACTGGCTGGTCCAGATTCCACTGGCTTACAGCCTGGCAATTCCGTTTGGGTTTGGGGCGAAGGGAGTGTTCGCGGCGATCACAATAGCCGAGTCGTTGCTGGCAGTGGTGGCGATCGTGGTGTTCCGTCGAGGAAAATGGAAAGAGCAGAAGGTGTGA
- a CDS encoding thiol-disulfide isomerase encodes MKRTLSVSMVLVAGILAASMMLSASISASSGSKKEVTFNKDVAPIIYKNCAECHRTNDIAPMALMSYKEARPWARSIREKVLTREMPPWSPDPKYGEFTNDHRLAQKDIDTIVAWVDQGAKEGNAKDLQPVPEFTSTGGWRLGKPDAVFDIGKDFTVKPGMPDTIENFIVPTNFKEDKWVSAAEILPGNRKVVHHVIAFIQTPEMIEQFKKGEGRARAVMQSDVFYRDGTLLKVKADAPVIDDGCGNPNGGSAFKRPSASEGGDVFGLFLAGYAPGKGIDVFPAGTAKKVPAGSMLVFQMHYSSYGGKFDGAQGDRTRLGLHFANKPPEKSLNTVGIQNHYFKLPAGDGNHEVTACYTFDADVRLTSYMPHMHLRGKDMRYDVIYPDGRKETLLSVPKFSFNWQTMYYLKRPVSLPKGTKLIVTAHFDNSDKNKYNPDPAKTIRWGDPTYEEMMIGWMEYYVDGSSRMEKPDATARK; translated from the coding sequence ATGAAAAGAACCTTGTCGGTTTCGATGGTGCTGGTGGCTGGGATACTGGCGGCAAGCATGATGTTGTCGGCTTCGATCAGCGCAAGCTCTGGCAGCAAAAAGGAAGTTACTTTCAACAAGGATGTGGCGCCGATCATTTACAAGAACTGCGCGGAGTGCCATCGCACGAACGACATCGCCCCAATGGCGTTGATGAGCTACAAGGAGGCTCGGCCCTGGGCGCGTTCGATAAGAGAAAAAGTGCTGACGCGTGAGATGCCGCCCTGGAGTCCCGACCCGAAATACGGCGAGTTCACCAACGATCATCGGCTCGCTCAGAAGGACATCGACACGATCGTCGCCTGGGTCGATCAAGGAGCGAAAGAGGGTAACGCAAAGGACCTGCAGCCGGTCCCCGAGTTCACCTCAACGGGTGGTTGGCGGTTAGGCAAGCCCGATGCGGTGTTCGATATCGGCAAAGACTTCACCGTCAAACCAGGAATGCCGGACACGATAGAGAACTTCATCGTTCCCACGAACTTCAAAGAAGACAAATGGGTATCGGCCGCAGAGATTCTTCCAGGGAACCGGAAGGTCGTTCATCACGTAATCGCCTTCATCCAGACACCTGAGATGATCGAGCAGTTCAAGAAGGGTGAAGGCCGCGCCCGCGCTGTGATGCAGAGCGACGTCTTCTATCGCGACGGGACGCTGCTCAAGGTAAAGGCGGACGCACCGGTAATTGACGACGGCTGCGGCAACCCGAACGGCGGGTCGGCTTTTAAGCGCCCGAGCGCCAGCGAAGGCGGCGACGTGTTTGGGCTGTTTCTGGCCGGGTACGCGCCGGGAAAGGGTATAGATGTTTTTCCGGCCGGCACGGCAAAGAAGGTACCGGCGGGTTCGATGCTGGTGTTTCAGATGCATTACTCGAGCTACGGCGGCAAATTCGATGGCGCGCAGGGCGATCGAACCAGGCTGGGACTGCACTTCGCGAACAAGCCGCCTGAGAAGTCTTTGAATACGGTTGGGATTCAGAATCATTACTTCAAGCTCCCAGCCGGTGATGGAAATCATGAGGTGACTGCGTGCTACACGTTCGACGCGGATGTACGCTTGACCAGCTACATGCCTCACATGCATCTTCGTGGCAAGGACATGCGCTACGACGTCATCTATCCGGACGGACGTAAGGAAACGCTACTGTCGGTTCCGAAGTTCAGCTTCAACTGGCAGACTATGTATTATTTGAAGCGGCCGGTTTCCCTGCCGAAAGGCACGAAGTTGATCGTTACGGCGCACTTCGATAACTCGGACAAGAACAAATACAATCCCGATCCGGCGAAGACGATTCGCTGGGGCGACCCGACCTACGAAGAAATGATGATAGGTTGGATGGAATACTATGTAGACGGCTCCTCCAGGATGGAGAAGCCGGACGCGACCGCGCGAAAGTAA
- a CDS encoding Rid family detoxifying hydrolase, with translation MDISTVSTPNAPAAGGHYSQAVVYNGLVFVAGQLPIDPLTGERLTGSIEQQTEQCLKNIDEILKAAGSRLSRVLKMTVYISDIDLWSAVNTVYARMMGDHRPARAVVPVKDLHYGFKIEIEAVAATDA, from the coding sequence ATGGACATATCAACTGTTTCAACTCCTAACGCGCCCGCGGCCGGGGGACATTACTCTCAAGCTGTCGTCTACAACGGGCTCGTGTTTGTAGCCGGCCAGCTCCCCATCGACCCGCTCACCGGCGAAAGACTCACAGGTTCAATCGAACAGCAGACCGAACAGTGCCTGAAGAACATCGATGAAATCCTCAAAGCGGCCGGCAGCCGTTTGAGCCGGGTGTTGAAGATGACGGTGTACATTTCCGACATCGACTTGTGGAGCGCAGTGAACACTGTCTACGCCAGAATGATGGGCGATCATCGGCCCGCGCGGGCTGTCGTCCCGGTCAAGGACCTCCACTACGGATTCAAGATCGAGATAGAAGCTGTTGCCGCCACCGACGCTTGA
- a CDS encoding cytochrome c, which produces MAKKLTLPLLVALCLIALAIGSSSSANSGNKKDVTFTRDVAPIFHKNCAECHRPGEAAPMSLLSYKDARPWARAIKEKVATKQMPPWHADPHYGEFSNDRRLSQAQIETISAWVDQDAKEGDPKDLPAPPKFVEGWIIGKPDIVLPMPEEFTLEASGPDEYQYFEIPTNFKEDVYVQAAEARPGNRKIVHHIIAFVSPPSKDGKQMQFTKEQIEKYQQDAEKKSMFRKEGFLMRMKPGMPVHDDGCALPNGGNGESLDTKEESRGFDLLVGFAPGMPPGVMEPGTVKKIPAGSKILLQMHYSKATGKVEKDRSSIGLVLAKQPADKHVYTHGIANVYFQIPAGADNHKVTSCWTAKEDIHLQTLMPHMHLRGKAMKFEAIYPDGRSEVMIDVPNYSFSWQTVYYLKKAIALPKGTKIVVTALFDNSTGNKYNPDPKQVVRFGDPTYDDMMIGWISYTVDKQRLRDETALNRAGK; this is translated from the coding sequence GTGGCCAAGAAGCTCACCCTCCCCCTTCTCGTCGCTCTTTGTTTAATCGCGCTCGCAATCGGCAGTTCCAGCAGCGCCAATTCCGGTAACAAGAAAGACGTCACCTTCACCCGTGACGTCGCGCCGATCTTCCATAAGAACTGTGCGGAATGCCACCGTCCAGGCGAAGCTGCGCCGATGTCGCTCTTGAGCTACAAGGACGCGCGTCCGTGGGCTCGGGCGATCAAGGAGAAAGTCGCCACCAAACAGATGCCGCCCTGGCACGCTGACCCGCACTATGGCGAGTTCTCGAACGATCGCCGCTTGAGCCAGGCTCAAATCGAGACGATCTCCGCTTGGGTGGATCAAGACGCCAAGGAAGGCGACCCGAAGGACTTGCCGGCGCCGCCGAAGTTCGTCGAAGGCTGGATCATCGGCAAGCCCGATATCGTTTTGCCGATGCCCGAAGAGTTCACGCTCGAGGCTTCAGGGCCGGACGAGTATCAATACTTCGAGATCCCGACCAACTTCAAAGAAGACGTCTACGTTCAGGCGGCCGAAGCGCGGCCAGGAAACCGCAAGATCGTGCACCACATCATCGCGTTTGTTTCGCCTCCGTCGAAGGACGGCAAGCAGATGCAGTTCACCAAAGAACAGATCGAGAAGTACCAGCAAGACGCTGAAAAGAAATCCATGTTCCGTAAGGAAGGCTTCCTGATGCGCATGAAGCCGGGTATGCCCGTCCACGACGACGGTTGCGCGCTTCCCAACGGCGGGAACGGCGAGTCGCTGGACACGAAAGAGGAGTCACGCGGGTTTGATCTGCTTGTTGGCTTTGCGCCGGGGATGCCTCCGGGAGTGATGGAACCGGGTACAGTCAAGAAAATCCCGGCAGGCTCGAAGATCCTATTGCAGATGCATTACTCGAAAGCGACCGGCAAAGTCGAGAAGGATCGCTCATCGATCGGGTTGGTGCTGGCGAAGCAGCCTGCCGACAAGCATGTCTACACGCACGGAATCGCCAACGTCTACTTCCAGATTCCTGCGGGCGCCGACAATCACAAGGTCACTTCGTGCTGGACCGCGAAGGAAGACATTCACCTTCAAACCTTGATGCCGCACATGCACCTGCGCGGGAAGGCGATGAAGTTCGAAGCTATCTATCCTGACGGCCGTTCCGAAGTCATGATCGATGTGCCGAATTATAGCTTCTCGTGGCAGACGGTCTACTACTTGAAGAAGGCGATTGCGCTTCCGAAGGGGACCAAGATCGTCGTAACGGCGTTGTTCGATAATTCGACCGGGAATAAGTACAACCCGGACCCGAAGCAGGTGGTGCGTTTCGGCGATCCCACGTATGACGATATGATGATCGGTTGGATCAGCTACACGGTTGACAAGCAGCGCTTGCGAGACGAAACGGCGCTCAATCGCGCTGGTAAATAG